In the genome of Sinorhizobium chiapasense, the window GGCGGTCGGGCAACCGGTCCATCCAGCCCCGAAGGCGGCACTTGAAGCAGCAAGGCGTGCCCTCGAGCATGGCCGTCTGGGCTACACGGACGCACTCGGCACGCTGTCGTTGAAAACCGCAATTGCCCGCCACTATCACGGCCGCCATGGCATCACCCTCGATCCGCAGCGGATTGCGGTCACGACGGGCTCGTCGGCCGGCTTCAATCTGGCGTTCCTCGCGCTCTTCGATCCGGGTGATTGCGTCGCGATCGCCCGTCCGGGATATCCGGCGTATCGCAACATCTTGCAGGCGTTGGGTCTGACCGTCGTCGAGGTCGAGGCGGGCAGGGAGACCGGCTTCACTTTGAAGCCGGAAAGCCTCGCGCATGCGGCCGAGCGCATCGGCAGGCCGCTCAAGGGCGTCCTTCTGGCAAGCCCGGCTAACCCCACGGGGACGGTGACGGGGCGAGCGGGTCTCAAGGCGCTCGCGGACTATTGCCGGACCGAGCGGATCACCTTCATTTCCGACGAGATCTATCACGGGCTGACGTTCGTCGGCGAAGAGGCCACCGCGCTCGAGGTGACCGACAACGTGGTCGTGATCAACTCCTTCTCGAAATACTATTGCATGACCGGTTGGCGGATCGGCTGGATGGTATTGCCCGAGGCGCAGGTGCGCGGCTTCGAGCGCCTGGCGCAGAGCCTCTATATTTCGCCGCCGGAACTCTCCCAGATCGCCGCCGAGGCGGCGCTCAACGCACATGAAGAACTGGATGGCTACAAGGCAGCCTATGCCGCCAACCGCGAACTGCTGATGACGCGCCTGCCGCAAATCGGCCTTGCGATCGCCTCGCCGATGGATGGCGCTTTCTATTCCTATGTCGACGTCAGCCGGTTCACCAATGACAGCATGGCCTTTGCGCGCCGGATGCTGGCCGAGATCAATGTGGCGGCGACACCGGGTTTCGATTTCGATCCCGTGGAAGGGCACCGGACGATGCGCTTCTCCTATGCCGGATCCGCAGCCGAGATGTCGGAGGCAATGGATCGCGTCGCCCGCTGGCTGGCCTGATCGAACGCCGTTTCAATTGGTTACGGCCGGGCCGTGTCTGGAATCTTCGCGGCTCCACCGCATTGAAACACATGCGTCAGTTGCCGTAGCGGGCAAAGAAAAAGCCCGGAGGGAAGCCGGGCTTTTCGTATCCGTCACTCGGTCCTACAGCACCGCGCGTCTTATCAGACGCGCAAAGGACGCTGTAGCACCATGAATTGCTGCATATTTTTAGCCTTAAGTCGGTGGCGATTTAAGGAAACATGCAGTGGCTCAGAAGAAGCCGCGACGTTGCCACCAGCCGCCCTTTTTCGGCTTCGGAGGCTCCTCGTCGTTGTTCTCCGTTTTGCTCGAAACATTCGAGGTGATGACCGGTTCGGACGCGATCGTCGCCAAGTCACGATTGGCCCTGGTGGACTTTGTCTCTCCGAGATCGGCTTCGGCATCCTCGACGGCTTCTGCCGCGGGATCTGCAGTCTCCGACTGTGCTTCGACAGCTTCCTGGGCCGCCTCGTCAGCGTCCGCGTCGGAGGCTTTCGCCGCCTTCTTTCGAGTGCGCTTCGGCTTGGCCGGCTTTACTTCCTCCGACACCATTTCCACGAATGCAGCCTCGGCTGGAACCGCGTCTGCGACTACGGTTTCAGCTTCTACCGCTACGTCCACAGCTGCGTCTTCCTCGCCGGCCTCCGCGGCGAGGTCGCCAGTGGCTTCACCTTCAGTCGATTCCAGCTTGTTGCGGCGGCCGCCACGCTTGCCGCGGCGACGGCGCTTGCGCTTCTGTTCGCTATCGTCCGCTTCAGCGGCAGCCTCCAGGGCCTCATCCTCGCCTTCGGCATCCTCGGCTTCGTCGGCCACGCTCTCCGGTGACTCGTCAGCTTCGGCTGCGACTGCTTCTGGTGCCTGACCGCCGCCCTTGCCACGGCGGCGGCGACGGCGCTTGCGTTTGCGGCCGCCTTGTTCGTCGGCCTGCTGCGCCTTTGCCTGCTCCGGACGCTCGGCCGCGGCTTCTTCCGCTTCCTCCTCGTCCAGATCGTCCTCGATCACGATGTCTTCTTCTTCCGGTTCCGG includes:
- a CDS encoding pyridoxal phosphate-dependent aminotransferase, translated to MTQMSKRSAVEPFHAMDVLAEATRRRDAGHPVISMAVGQPVHPAPKAALEAARRALEHGRLGYTDALGTLSLKTAIARHYHGRHGITLDPQRIAVTTGSSAGFNLAFLALFDPGDCVAIARPGYPAYRNILQALGLTVVEVEAGRETGFTLKPESLAHAAERIGRPLKGVLLASPANPTGTVTGRAGLKALADYCRTERITFISDEIYHGLTFVGEEATALEVTDNVVVINSFSKYYCMTGWRIGWMVLPEAQVRGFERLAQSLYISPPELSQIAAEAALNAHEELDGYKAAYAANRELLMTRLPQIGLAIASPMDGAFYSYVDVSRFTNDSMAFARRMLAEINVAATPGFDFDPVEGHRTMRFSYAGSAAEMSEAMDRVARWLA